From the Accumulibacter sp. genome, one window contains:
- the bioF gene encoding 8-amino-7-oxononanoate synthase: MIWDELQGELDALQRAGLRRARRTLDAPCGPLARVDGRSLISFCSNDYLGLANDPALVAAACAGARTWGVGSGASHLVSGHLGPHAALEEKLAAFTGFDRALLFSTGYMANLAIVPALVGRGDAVFADRLNHASLIDAVQLSRADGQRYAHADLAALERLLAASTARRRLILSDAVFSMDGDLAPLPGLLALAERYDAWLVVDDAHGFGVLGPQGRGSIGHFGLPASRRLICMGTLGKAAGAAGAFVAANATVIEWLVQRARSYIFTTAGSPLVACALATSLELIAAGDERRAHLWRLVAQLRDGLAGTRWRLLPSPTAIQPVIVGDNHEALRLAAALDARGLWVPAIRPPTVPQGTARLRVSLSAAHSEAQVAVLVDALRELACA, from the coding sequence ATGATCTGGGACGAACTGCAGGGCGAACTCGACGCACTGCAACGCGCTGGCCTGCGACGCGCCCGACGCACCCTCGACGCGCCCTGCGGCCCCTTGGCGCGGGTCGACGGACGCTCGCTGATCAGCTTCTGCAGCAATGACTACCTCGGCCTGGCCAACGATCCGGCACTGGTCGCGGCGGCATGCGCCGGCGCACGCACCTGGGGAGTCGGCAGCGGCGCCTCGCACCTCGTCAGCGGTCACCTCGGACCGCATGCGGCGCTCGAGGAGAAGCTCGCCGCTTTCACCGGCTTCGACCGCGCGCTGCTCTTCTCCACCGGCTACATGGCCAACCTGGCCATCGTCCCGGCGCTGGTCGGGCGCGGCGACGCGGTGTTCGCCGACCGTCTCAACCACGCGTCGCTGATCGACGCCGTGCAACTCTCGCGCGCCGATGGCCAGCGCTATGCACACGCCGACCTGGCTGCGCTCGAGCGCCTGCTCGCTGCCAGCACCGCCCGGCGGCGCCTGATCCTCAGCGATGCCGTCTTCAGCATGGACGGCGACCTCGCGCCGCTGCCCGGCCTGCTGGCGCTCGCCGAGCGTTACGACGCCTGGCTGGTGGTCGATGACGCGCACGGTTTTGGCGTCCTCGGCCCACAGGGCCGCGGCAGCATCGGCCACTTCGGCCTGCCGGCAAGCCGCCGGCTGATCTGCATGGGAACCCTCGGCAAGGCCGCCGGCGCCGCCGGGGCTTTCGTCGCGGCGAATGCGACGGTCATCGAATGGCTTGTCCAGCGCGCCCGCAGCTACATCTTCACCACTGCCGGCAGCCCGCTGGTCGCCTGCGCACTGGCCACCAGCCTTGAGCTGATCGCCGCCGGCGACGAGCGCCGCGCCCATCTCTGGCGACTCGTCGCACAGTTGCGCGATGGCTTGGCCGGCACCCGCTGGCGCCTGCTGCCGTCGCCGACGGCGATCCAGCCGGTGATCGTCGGCGACAACCACGAAGCACTCCGGCTCGCCGCCGCGCTCGACGCGCGCGGTCTCTGGGTGCCGGCGATCCGGCCACCGACCGTACCGCAAGGAACGGCAAGGCTGCGGGTTTCGCTGAGCGCTGCCCACAGTGAGGCGCAGGTGGCGGTGTTGGTCGATGCACTGCGGGAACTGGCGTGCGCCTGA
- a CDS encoding alpha/beta fold hydrolase encodes MRLIAGDGPDLALIHGWGLGSAVWRPLLEPLARSCRLHLVELPGYGRTADESTSLAACAESLLASLPAPVTLCGWSLGGLLALRAALLAPQQVGGLILIGSTPCFVQRPDWPAAQPASVLAGFADRVGQWPAETLQRFVALLCQGDRQARTLTRMLLGQLRQQPLPSPAALQRGLEWLRDTDLRPLLAGIRCRSLLLHGASDALNPLAAASWLAQALPGGRLEVFPGTGHAPFLADPARCSELINQYCHATRAH; translated from the coding sequence GTGCGCCTGATCGCCGGTGACGGGCCCGATCTCGCACTGATCCACGGCTGGGGACTGGGCAGTGCGGTCTGGCGGCCACTGCTCGAACCGCTGGCACGTTCGTGCCGACTGCACCTGGTCGAGCTGCCGGGGTACGGGCGCACGGCCGACGAATCGACGAGCCTGGCGGCCTGCGCCGAGTCGCTGCTCGCCAGCCTGCCGGCACCGGTGACGCTGTGCGGTTGGTCACTCGGTGGCCTGCTGGCGCTGCGCGCGGCGCTGCTGGCACCGCAACAGGTCGGCGGACTGATCCTGATCGGCAGCACCCCATGCTTCGTGCAGCGCCCGGACTGGCCGGCAGCACAGCCGGCAAGCGTGCTGGCCGGCTTTGCCGACCGCGTCGGCCAGTGGCCGGCCGAGACCTTGCAGCGCTTCGTCGCGCTGCTCTGCCAGGGAGACCGGCAGGCGCGGACGCTGACGCGCATGCTGCTCGGCCAGCTCCGCCAACAGCCTCTACCGTCGCCGGCGGCACTGCAGCGCGGTCTCGAATGGCTGCGCGACACCGACCTGCGCCCGCTGCTGGCCGGCATCCGCTGTCGCAGCCTGCTCCTGCACGGCGCCAGCGATGCCCTCAATCCGCTCGCCGCCGCGAGCTGGCTGGCACAGGCACTGCCCGGAGGCCGGCTCGAGGTCTTCCCCGGCACCGGGCATGCGCCCTTTCTCGCCGACCCCGCACGCTGCTCCGAACTGATCAACCAGTATTGCCATGCCACCCGTGCCCACTAG
- the bioC gene encoding malonyl-ACP O-methyltransferase BioC — protein MPPVPTRQRVRESFDRAAASYDEAAIVQRQVCQLLLDQFRPSTTPDSILDAGCGTGYGIGLLQQRWPAAEILAIDFAPAMLAAARQGADLCIAADIEALPCRDASCSIWWSNLTVQWCDLVAVCQEAHRVLRPHGELALSTLGPATFAELREAFASIDQHRHTIRFREPEAIAGALRHAGFAGVRLHRQTVSHHYPDLVSLLRAVKDIGANSVGDGVRSGMLGRRAWQSVQAAYERHRTSDGLPARYDVILAYANK, from the coding sequence ATGCCACCCGTGCCCACTAGACAGCGTGTCCGCGAATCCTTCGACCGCGCCGCGGCCTCCTATGATGAGGCGGCGATCGTGCAGCGACAGGTCTGTCAGTTGCTGCTCGACCAATTCCGACCCTCGACCACGCCGGACTCGATCCTCGATGCCGGCTGCGGCACCGGCTACGGAATCGGCCTCTTGCAGCAGCGGTGGCCTGCGGCAGAGATCCTCGCCATCGACTTCGCGCCGGCGATGCTCGCCGCCGCCCGCCAGGGCGCCGATCTGTGCATCGCCGCCGACATCGAGGCCCTGCCCTGCCGCGACGCCAGCTGCAGCATCTGGTGGTCGAACCTGACCGTGCAGTGGTGTGATCTCGTGGCAGTCTGCCAGGAAGCGCACCGGGTCCTGCGTCCGCACGGCGAATTGGCGCTGAGCACGCTCGGTCCCGCGACCTTTGCCGAATTGCGCGAAGCCTTCGCCAGCATCGACCAGCACCGCCACACGATCCGCTTCAGAGAACCGGAGGCGATCGCCGGGGCGCTGCGCCACGCCGGCTTCGCCGGCGTCCGCCTGCACCGGCAAACCGTCAGCCATCACTACCCGGACCTCGTATCACTGTTGCGCGCGGTCAAGGACATCGGCGCCAACTCGGTCGGTGACGGTGTGCGCAGCGGCATGCTCGGACGCCGCGCCTGGCAAAGCGTGCAGGCGGCCTACGAACGACACCGCACGAGCGACGGCCTGCCGGCGCGTTACGATGTCATTCTTGCCTACGCCAACAAATGA
- the bioD gene encoding dethiobiotin synthase, which translates to MKNIPLAWFITGTDTEIGKTFVACALLHALRRSGARAVAMKPIAAGCDEHGINDDVERLLAASSFAPPRQLVNPYAFRAAIAPHIAAAEEGRQIELPAIATAFAELRSLADVVLVEGVGGFCVPLDATTDTADLAALLDLPLILVVGMRLGCINHALLTAQAIAARGLPLAGWVANRIDPAMSRFSENLAALRSRLPAPLLGVVEHGTTPAEAGLSLRLPQAPGH; encoded by the coding sequence ATGAAGAACATCCCCTTGGCGTGGTTCATCACCGGCACCGACACCGAGATCGGCAAGACCTTCGTTGCCTGCGCGCTGCTGCACGCCCTGCGCCGATCTGGCGCGCGTGCGGTGGCGATGAAGCCGATCGCTGCCGGCTGCGACGAACACGGGATCAACGACGACGTCGAGCGACTGCTCGCGGCGTCGTCGTTCGCGCCGCCGCGGCAGCTCGTCAACCCCTACGCCTTCCGCGCCGCCATCGCCCCGCACATCGCAGCCGCCGAGGAAGGCCGGCAGATCGAGCTGCCGGCCATCGCCACCGCCTTCGCCGAGCTGCGCTCGCTGGCCGACGTGGTCCTAGTCGAGGGAGTGGGCGGTTTCTGCGTTCCGCTCGACGCCACGACCGATACGGCTGACCTCGCTGCACTGCTCGATCTGCCGCTGATCCTGGTCGTCGGCATGCGCCTCGGCTGCATCAACCATGCCCTGTTGACGGCACAGGCGATCGCGGCACGCGGCCTGCCCCTGGCTGGCTGGGTTGCCAACCGGATCGATCCGGCGATGTCGCGTTTCAGCGAGAACCTGGCGGCGCTGCGCAGCCGGCTGCCGGCGCCGCTGCTCGGCGTCGTCGAGCACGGCACGACGCCGGCCGAGGCAGGACTCTCGCTACGGCTTCCGCAGGCACCTGGCCACTGA
- a CDS encoding acetyl-CoA C-acyltransferase family protein, translating into MTREVVVLSAVRSAIGTFGGSLANMEPHELAGAVMKESIARSGVDAQQISYVTVGNCIPTDSRFAYVARVASIQAGLAMDSVAMAVNRLCASGLQGVVTTAQNIMLGDADYGIGGGVEVMSRGSYMLPAMRTGARMGDSKAIDMMVATLTDPFGVGHMGVTAENLATKWNISREEQDAFAVESQRRAAAAIAEGRFKSQIVPIVLKSRKGDVVFDTDEHVKGGTTIETLAKMKPAFAKDGTVTAGNASGINDGAAFLVLAAADVAASAGQKPLARLVSYAVAGVPNDIMGEGPIPATRLALKKAGLALDQMDVIEANEAFAAQAIAVNKGLGLDPVKTNPNGGAIALGHPVGCSGAFIATKAIHELQRTGGRYALVTMCIGGGQGIAVIFERA; encoded by the coding sequence ATGACTAGAGAAGTCGTCGTATTGAGCGCGGTCCGTTCAGCCATTGGCACCTTCGGTGGTTCACTCGCCAACATGGAGCCGCATGAGCTGGCCGGTGCCGTGATGAAGGAGTCGATCGCCCGCTCAGGTGTCGATGCGCAGCAGATCAGTTATGTCACGGTGGGCAACTGCATTCCGACCGACTCGCGCTTCGCTTACGTCGCCCGCGTCGCCTCGATCCAGGCGGGGCTGGCGATGGATTCGGTCGCCATGGCGGTCAACCGCCTCTGCGCGTCGGGCTTGCAGGGGGTGGTGACGACGGCCCAGAACATCATGCTGGGCGACGCCGACTACGGCATCGGTGGTGGCGTCGAAGTGATGTCGCGCGGTTCCTACATGCTGCCGGCGATGCGCACCGGCGCCCGCATGGGTGACAGCAAGGCGATCGACATGATGGTGGCGACCCTGACCGATCCCTTTGGCGTCGGCCACATGGGCGTCACCGCCGAGAACCTGGCGACGAAGTGGAACATCAGCCGCGAGGAGCAGGACGCCTTCGCCGTCGAGTCGCAGCGCCGGGCTGCCGCCGCCATCGCCGAGGGGCGCTTCAAGTCGCAGATCGTGCCGATCGTCCTCAAGTCGCGCAAGGGCGATGTGGTGTTCGATACCGACGAGCATGTCAAGGGCGGCACGACCATCGAGACCCTGGCCAAGATGAAGCCGGCCTTCGCCAAGGATGGTACCGTCACTGCCGGCAATGCCTCCGGAATCAATGACGGGGCCGCTTTCCTCGTCCTCGCCGCGGCGGATGTGGCCGCCAGTGCCGGCCAGAAGCCGCTGGCCCGGCTGGTCTCGTATGCGGTCGCCGGTGTGCCGAACGACATCATGGGTGAGGGACCGATCCCGGCGACCAGGCTGGCGCTGAAGAAGGCGGGGCTTGCACTGGATCAGATGGACGTCATCGAAGCCAACGAGGCCTTTGCGGCGCAGGCCATCGCGGTCAACAAGGGGCTTGGCCTCGATCCGGTGAAGACCAACCCGAACGGCGGCGCGATCGCGCTGGGCCATCCGGTCGGCTGCTCGGGCGCCTTCATCGCCACCAAGGCGATCCACGAACTGCAGCGCACAGGTGGTCGCTATGCGCTGGTCACCATGTGCATCGGTGGCGGGCAGGGGATTGCGGTGATCTTCGAACGCGCCTGA
- a CDS encoding CoA pyrophosphatase: protein MRAQSPADQTLAPPPPERRMVDLDRVRQVLHAVPCATRIVLEDGVGDEELMPAAVLFPIVQRNEEPTVLLTQRTAHLKDHPGQISFPGGRCESSDPSPVHTALREAAEEIGLGAAHVDVAGYLPEYLTSTGFRVTPVVAMVSPPFELQLDAYEVAEVFEVPLSFLLDPVNHQRHSLHYRGRLRHYYAMPYRGHFIWGATAGIIMSLYRALAEGEP, encoded by the coding sequence ATGCGTGCGCAGTCGCCGGCTGACCAGACACTGGCTCCACCACCGCCTGAGCGCCGGATGGTCGACCTCGATCGCGTGCGGCAGGTCCTGCATGCGGTGCCGTGCGCGACGCGGATCGTCCTCGAGGACGGGGTCGGCGACGAGGAGTTGATGCCCGCTGCGGTGCTGTTTCCGATCGTCCAGCGCAATGAAGAGCCGACCGTGCTGTTGACGCAGCGGACCGCACACCTGAAGGATCATCCGGGCCAGATCAGTTTCCCGGGTGGCCGTTGCGAGTCGTCCGACCCGTCGCCGGTGCATACCGCCCTGCGCGAGGCAGCCGAGGAGATCGGCCTGGGAGCAGCGCATGTCGATGTCGCCGGCTATCTGCCCGAGTACCTGACCAGTACCGGCTTTCGCGTCACCCCGGTCGTGGCCATGGTGAGCCCCCCGTTCGAGCTGCAGCTCGATGCCTACGAGGTGGCAGAAGTGTTCGAGGTGCCGCTCTCCTTCCTGCTTGACCCGGTCAACCACCAGCGGCATTCACTGCATTACCGTGGCCGGCTGCGGCACTACTACGCGATGCCCTACCGCGGTCACTTCATCTGGGGCGCGACGGCGGGAATCATCATGTCGCTGTACCGCGCGCTGGCTGAGGGCGAGCCCTAG
- a CDS encoding retropepsin-like aspartic protease family protein: MHDVERFLARIARDAGRRAPLSVFCLLAAAAQAADVGLAGVFPGKALLTINGGAPRIVAVGSTTAEGVAVLAVDGETATIESDGRKRRLRVGENVASPAAPTGGARATLMADAQGHFLTTGSINGTTVRFMVDTGATMIGLGAGDARRIGIDTSKGVPDFSMTANGPARVVRVKLDSVRVGEITVNNVDALVHEHDLPLALLGMSFLNRMEMQRDGQSMTLRKRF; the protein is encoded by the coding sequence GTGCACGACGTTGAGCGGTTTCTCGCGAGGATCGCCCGGGATGCGGGGCGCCGCGCCCCACTGTCGGTTTTCTGCCTGCTCGCCGCTGCGGCACAGGCCGCCGATGTCGGCCTGGCCGGCGTCTTTCCCGGCAAGGCGCTGCTGACGATCAACGGCGGCGCGCCGCGGATCGTTGCCGTCGGCAGCACGACTGCCGAGGGTGTGGCGGTACTGGCGGTCGATGGCGAGACGGCGACGATCGAGTCCGATGGCAGGAAGCGCAGGCTGCGCGTCGGCGAGAACGTTGCCTCGCCGGCGGCGCCAACGGGCGGCGCCCGGGCGACGCTGATGGCCGATGCGCAGGGCCATTTCCTCACCACCGGCAGCATAAACGGGACGACGGTGCGCTTCATGGTCGATACCGGCGCGACGATGATCGGGCTGGGGGCAGGCGACGCGCGGCGGATCGGCATCGACACCAGCAAGGGCGTGCCGGACTTTTCCATGACGGCCAACGGCCCGGCGCGGGTCGTGCGCGTCAAGCTCGACAGCGTGCGCGTTGGCGAGATCACCGTCAACAATGTCGATGCGCTCGTTCACGAACACGACCTGCCACTGGCTCTGCTCGGCATGAGTTTCCTCAACCGCATGGAGATGCAGCGCGACGGTCAATCGATGACCCTCAGGAAGCGCTTCTAG
- a CDS encoding universal stress protein, giving the protein MFKHILVPTDGSELSRDTARRAVSFAKEAGARITAFYAKPEYPVSYYGEGALIDPTTPEKFAELAERQAAETLDFVAGLCESAGVPVDRLSMTSDIPYQAIIDAATEAGCDLIFMASHGRRGFTALLLGSETNKVLTHSKIPVLVYR; this is encoded by the coding sequence ATGTTCAAACACATTCTCGTTCCCACGGACGGCTCTGAACTCTCCAGGGATACGGCCCGCCGGGCGGTCTCCTTCGCCAAGGAAGCCGGTGCCCGCATCACGGCCTTCTATGCCAAGCCGGAGTACCCGGTGAGCTACTACGGCGAAGGCGCGCTGATCGATCCGACGACGCCGGAGAAGTTTGCCGAACTGGCCGAGCGGCAGGCAGCAGAAACGCTGGATTTCGTCGCCGGACTGTGCGAGAGCGCCGGCGTTCCGGTCGACAGGCTGTCGATGACCAGTGACATCCCCTACCAGGCAATCATCGACGCGGCGACCGAGGCCGGCTGCGACTTGATCTTCATGGCATCGCATGGGCGTCGTGGCTTCACTGCGCTGTTGCTCGGCAGCGAGACCAACAAGGTTCTGACGCACTCGAAGATTCCGGTTCTCGTCTATCGCTGA
- a CDS encoding hemerythrin domain-containing protein, whose amino-acid sequence MQTITAFLSADHRACDELLAVVEHALADGRWEPAQAAFERFREGMLHHFGAEESLLFPRFEQSTGIYRGPTQVMRAEHLQMRQLLAVAAAALAARDADDYSGNAETLLIMMQQHNVKEENVLYPMCDQSLAAELATLLGELQQEIAADRGLAP is encoded by the coding sequence ATGCAGACGATCACCGCTTTCCTGTCCGCCGATCATCGCGCCTGCGATGAACTGCTTGCCGTCGTCGAGCACGCACTGGCCGACGGCCGATGGGAGCCCGCGCAAGCGGCCTTCGAGCGCTTTCGCGAGGGCATGCTGCACCACTTCGGCGCCGAGGAATCGCTCCTCTTTCCGCGCTTCGAGCAAAGCACCGGCATCTACCGCGGCCCGACGCAGGTGATGCGCGCCGAGCACCTGCAGATGCGGCAACTGCTGGCCGTGGCGGCAGCGGCACTGGCCGCGCGGGATGCGGATGACTACTCCGGCAACGCCGAGACCCTGCTGATCATGATGCAGCAACACAACGTCAAGGAAGAGAACGTCCTCTATCCGATGTGCGATCAGAGCCTGGCGGCGGAGTTGGCGACGCTGCTGGGAGAGCTGCAGCAGGAAATCGCCGCCGACCGCGGGCTTGCGCCATGA
- a CDS encoding DUF2249 domain-containing protein — protein sequence MTRPRADVVIDARGLEPPEPMLRTMEALDHLEPNHKLLVLLPREPFPLYRALELNGFSWQTEHQADGTVTVLIEHRRQ from the coding sequence ATGACCCGTCCTCGCGCCGACGTCGTCATCGACGCCCGCGGCCTCGAGCCTCCAGAGCCGATGCTGCGCACCATGGAGGCGCTCGATCATCTCGAGCCGAATCACAAGCTGCTGGTGCTGCTGCCGCGCGAGCCCTTCCCGCTCTACCGGGCTCTCGAGCTCAACGGTTTCTCCTGGCAGACCGAGCATCAGGCCGACGGAACGGTGACGGTCCTGATCGAGCACCGCCGGCAGTAA
- a CDS encoding SirB2 family protein, protein MGYLILKHLHVGCVVLSGAGFLLRGLWMLADSPLLQRRSVRIVPHVVDTVLLGSAIAMMLISQQYPFVSGWLTAKLAGLLLYIVCGTMALKRARSKPQRAAFLLAAVLSFAWIVSVALTRNPLGFFAALG, encoded by the coding sequence ATGGGCTACCTGATCCTGAAACACCTGCACGTCGGCTGTGTCGTTCTCAGCGGCGCCGGGTTCCTGCTGCGTGGTCTGTGGATGCTTGCCGACTCACCGCTACTGCAGCGGCGCAGCGTCCGCATCGTGCCGCATGTCGTCGATACCGTCCTGCTCGGCAGCGCGATCGCGATGATGCTGATCAGCCAGCAGTACCCCTTCGTCAGCGGCTGGCTGACCGCCAAGCTCGCCGGCCTGCTGCTCTACATCGTCTGCGGCACGATGGCGCTGAAACGCGCGCGCAGCAAGCCGCAACGCGCCGCATTCCTGCTTGCCGCAGTGCTCAGCTTCGCCTGGATCGTCTCGGTGGCGCTGACGCGCAACCCGCTGGGTTTCTTCGCCGCCCTCGGCTGA
- the fnr gene encoding fumarate/nitrate reduction transcriptional regulator Fnr gives MSTDAATARLAFEVVKTACSNCNLRELCLPIGLPQDDLRRLDELVSTRRRLKRGDHLYRAGQAFESIYAVRSGFFKTDVLIEDGRDQVTGFQMTGELLGLDGISSEIHTCNAIALEDSEVCAIPFSHLESLSRQIHTLQHHFHKVMSREIVRDHGVMMLLGTMRAEERLAAFLLNLSQRFKARGYSPAEFNLRMSRDEIGSYLGLKLETVSRAFSRFQEDGLVAVHQRKVRILNTAGLRKLMTHQRG, from the coding sequence ATGTCTACCGATGCTGCAACGGCGAGGCTGGCGTTCGAGGTCGTGAAGACTGCCTGTTCCAACTGCAACTTGCGCGAGCTGTGCCTGCCGATCGGCCTGCCACAGGATGATCTGCGTCGCCTCGACGAGCTTGTTTCGACACGCCGGCGCCTGAAACGGGGTGATCATCTCTATCGTGCCGGGCAGGCATTCGAATCGATCTATGCCGTGCGCAGCGGTTTCTTCAAGACCGACGTGCTGATCGAGGATGGGCGTGACCAAGTCACCGGTTTCCAGATGACCGGCGAGCTGCTCGGCCTCGACGGCATCAGCAGCGAGATCCACACCTGCAATGCGATTGCCCTCGAGGACAGCGAGGTCTGCGCGATCCCGTTCTCGCATCTGGAAAGCCTGTCGCGGCAGATCCACACCTTGCAGCACCATTTCCACAAGGTGATGAGCCGCGAGATCGTGCGTGACCATGGGGTCATGATGCTGCTCGGGACGATGCGCGCCGAGGAACGTCTGGCGGCCTTTCTCCTCAACCTCTCGCAGCGCTTCAAGGCGCGCGGCTATTCGCCGGCCGAGTTCAACCTGCGCATGTCGCGCGACGAAATCGGCAGCTACCTCGGCCTCAAGCTGGAAACCGTCAGCCGTGCCTTTTCGCGCTTTCAGGAAGACGGACTGGTCGCCGTGCACCAGCGCAAGGTGCGCATCCTCAACACCGCCGGTCTGCGCAAGCTGATGACCCATCAGCGCGGCTGA
- the hemN gene encoding oxygen-independent coproporphyrinogen III oxidase, giving the protein MRSVTGNLVFDPQIIRRFDVNGPRYTSYPTADRFVEAFGADASRLWLGKRNIGAISRQLSLYFHIPFCNTICYYCACNKIITKDHGRSAKYLKYLARELALQSSCLEGGDQEVAQLHWGGGTPTFLSHDEMRQLMAATRRHFRLVEGGEYSIEVDPRKVDQATVALLGELGFNRMSVGVQDFDAGVQQAVNRLQSEAETRAVIDAARASGFKSVSIDLIYGLPRQTVAGFGRTLERVIDASPDRVSIYNYAHLPSLFKPQRRILEADMPSADSRLQILALAIQQMTAAGYVFIGMDHFAKPDDELAIAQRQGRLHRNFQGYSTHSDCDLLAFGISSISKVGPTYCQNVKTLDEYYDLLDSGTLPVYRGIELNADDLLRRSIIQSLMCHFELSIESIEIAHLIDFRKYFATELDELREMVDAGLLRVDDRWITVLPRGRMLVRAISMVFDRYLRADRQRTRYSKVI; this is encoded by the coding sequence ATGAGATCCGTCACTGGCAACCTCGTTTTCGATCCACAGATCATCCGCCGCTTCGACGTCAACGGGCCGCGCTACACGTCGTACCCGACCGCGGATCGCTTCGTCGAGGCCTTCGGCGCGGACGCGTCCAGACTCTGGCTCGGCAAGCGCAACATCGGCGCCATCAGCCGGCAGTTGTCATTGTACTTCCACATCCCGTTCTGCAACACTATCTGCTACTACTGCGCCTGCAACAAGATCATCACCAAGGACCACGGCCGCTCCGCCAAGTACCTGAAATACCTGGCGCGCGAGCTGGCACTGCAGAGCAGCTGCCTCGAGGGCGGCGACCAGGAGGTGGCGCAGTTGCACTGGGGCGGTGGCACGCCGACCTTCCTGTCGCACGACGAGATGCGCCAGTTGATGGCCGCGACCCGCAGGCACTTCCGGCTGGTCGAGGGTGGCGAATACTCGATCGAGGTCGATCCGCGCAAGGTGGACCAGGCGACCGTCGCCCTGCTCGGCGAACTCGGCTTCAATCGCATGAGCGTCGGCGTGCAGGATTTCGATGCCGGCGTGCAGCAGGCGGTGAATCGGCTGCAGAGCGAGGCGGAAACCCGTGCGGTGATCGACGCGGCGCGCGCCAGCGGCTTCAAGTCGGTCAGCATCGATCTGATCTACGGGCTGCCGAGGCAGACCGTCGCCGGCTTTGGCCGCACGCTCGAACGCGTCATCGACGCCAGCCCGGACCGCGTCTCGATCTACAACTATGCCCATCTGCCGAGCCTCTTCAAGCCGCAGCGGCGCATCCTCGAAGCGGACATGCCGTCGGCCGACAGCCGTCTGCAGATCCTGGCGCTCGCCATCCAGCAGATGACCGCAGCGGGCTACGTCTTCATCGGCATGGACCACTTCGCGAAGCCTGACGATGAACTCGCGATCGCCCAGAGACAGGGGCGGCTGCACCGCAATTTCCAGGGCTATTCGACGCACTCCGACTGCGACCTGCTGGCCTTCGGCATCTCTTCGATCAGCAAGGTGGGCCCGACCTACTGCCAGAACGTCAAGACGCTCGACGAGTACTACGACCTGCTCGACAGCGGCACCCTGCCGGTGTACCGCGGCATCGAGCTCAATGCCGACGATCTTCTGCGCCGTTCGATCATCCAGTCGCTGATGTGCCACTTCGAGCTGTCGATCGAGTCGATCGAGATCGCCCACCTGATCGACTTCCGCAAGTACTTCGCCACCGAACTCGATGAGCTCCGCGAGATGGTCGATGCCGGCCTCCTGCGCGTCGATGACCGCTGGATCACCGTCCTGCCCCGCGGCCGCATGCTGGTGCGTGCCATCTCGATGGTCTTCGACCGCTACCTGCGAGCCGACCGGCAGCGCACCCGCTATTCGAAGGTCATCTGA
- a CDS encoding sulfite exporter TauE/SafE family protein, translating into MPESSFLALLLVGLLGGTHCVGMCGGIVGALAMGAPARCSLLLAYNAGRILSYAVAGAIVGAVGEASIALAGQLPLRGILYLFANLMLIALGLYLLGVSSALAFTERIGDRLWRQLQPLTRRYLPARSPLQAFPLGLLWGWLPCGLVYSALATALSSGSAARGAGLMLAFGAGTLPNLLLAGLLAARLRAYTSRPAVRTVAGLVVLGFGVWGLLGLQHLWHPFAAV; encoded by the coding sequence ATGCCCGAATCGAGTTTCCTCGCCCTGCTGCTCGTCGGCCTGCTTGGCGGAACCCATTGCGTCGGCATGTGCGGCGGCATCGTCGGCGCCCTGGCGATGGGTGCGCCTGCCCGCTGCAGCCTGCTGCTCGCCTACAACGCGGGGCGCATCCTGAGCTACGCCGTGGCGGGCGCGATCGTCGGTGCGGTCGGTGAGGCAAGCATCGCGCTGGCCGGGCAGCTGCCGCTGCGCGGCATCCTCTACCTGTTCGCTAACCTGATGCTGATCGCCCTCGGTCTCTACCTGCTCGGCGTCAGCAGCGCCCTCGCGTTCACCGAACGGATCGGTGACAGGCTCTGGCGACAGCTGCAGCCGCTGACCCGGCGCTACCTGCCTGCACGCAGCCCGCTGCAGGCCTTTCCGCTCGGGCTGCTGTGGGGCTGGCTGCCCTGCGGTCTGGTCTACAGTGCTCTGGCAACCGCCCTCAGCAGCGGCTCCGCCGCGCGGGGAGCCGGACTGATGCTCGCCTTTGGCGCGGGCACGCTGCCCAACCTGCTCCTCGCCGGCTTGCTCGCCGCACGCCTGCGCGCCTACACGAGCCGGCCGGCCGTGCGCACCGTCGCCGGCCTCGTCGTCCTCGGCTTCGGTGTCTGGGGACTGCTTGGCCTGCAGCATCTGTGGCACCCGTTCGCTGCCGTTTAG